One window of the Niallia circulans genome contains the following:
- a CDS encoding M24 family metallopeptidase produces the protein MKYNSKNVQLREMEAPMPDCSRKPLLIDDETIKTRYENVLQEMRVDGLDALLVYADLEHGGNFEYLVGFVPRFEEAILVLHSKGDAFLILGNENLNKAQYSRIPAQGIHCPHFSLPNQPMEPDTPFSSVFLKAGIRESMKIGLVGWKHFTSKVENNRNFFDTPSFIVDTIRDIVGKEGSLTNRTDIFIAGNRGVRRVNNANEIAHYEFGASLASDCILRTINKLDVGVSEMELGKELNDLGQRNSVVTIASTGKRFEKGNLYPMSKKVTKGDAISLTVGYKGGLSSRAGYAVMERSELPESKKNYVEDLAAPYYTAIVAWLENIRIGMSGGDMYSFINSVLPKEVFHWELCPGHLTADEEWLASPIYENSDEIIKSGMIFQTDIIPRVAGYDGVSAESTIALADDALKEEIRKNYPELWMRIQKRKEYINDFLGIKLSKDVLPLCSTVAYLRPYLLNKKLAFCYNHNG, from the coding sequence ATGAAGTATAATTCAAAAAATGTACAGTTGAGAGAAATGGAAGCACCAATGCCTGATTGTAGTAGAAAACCGTTATTAATTGATGATGAAACGATAAAGACTAGATATGAAAATGTATTACAAGAGATGAGAGTGGATGGGCTTGATGCGTTATTGGTATATGCAGATCTTGAGCATGGCGGAAACTTTGAATATTTAGTGGGATTTGTTCCAAGATTTGAAGAAGCTATATTGGTTCTTCACTCTAAAGGCGATGCCTTTCTAATCTTGGGAAATGAAAACCTTAATAAGGCACAATACTCTAGAATACCAGCACAAGGAATACATTGTCCGCACTTTTCCTTACCCAATCAGCCTATGGAACCCGATACTCCATTTTCAAGCGTCTTTCTTAAAGCAGGAATCCGAGAATCGATGAAAATTGGTTTAGTGGGATGGAAGCACTTCACAAGTAAAGTTGAGAATAATCGAAATTTCTTTGATACTCCTTCTTTTATTGTGGATACGATCAGAGATATTGTTGGGAAGGAGGGTTCCCTAACCAATAGAACAGATATTTTCATTGCTGGAAACCGTGGAGTACGGAGAGTGAATAATGCAAATGAAATAGCACACTATGAGTTTGGAGCATCTCTTGCGTCGGATTGCATCTTGCGTACTATAAATAAATTAGATGTTGGTGTCTCTGAAATGGAACTAGGTAAAGAACTGAATGATTTAGGTCAAAGAAATAGTGTAGTTACGATAGCGTCCACAGGTAAAAGATTTGAAAAGGGAAATTTATACCCTATGTCAAAAAAGGTGACGAAAGGGGATGCCATTTCTTTAACTGTGGGATATAAAGGAGGATTATCCAGTAGAGCAGGATATGCTGTTATGGAACGCTCTGAGTTACCAGAAAGTAAAAAAAATTATGTAGAAGACTTAGCAGCTCCTTATTACACTGCTATTGTAGCATGGCTTGAGAATATTCGAATTGGGATGTCTGGTGGGGACATGTATAGCTTTATTAATTCTGTTCTTCCTAAAGAAGTGTTTCATTGGGAGCTATGCCCAGGACACTTGACGGCTGATGAAGAGTGGCTGGCATCTCCGATTTATGAGAATTCGGATGAAATTATTAAAAGTGGAATGATTTTTCAAACTGATATAATACCACGTGTCGCTGGATATGATGGAGTATCAGCTGAAAGTACAATTGCACTAGCTGACGATGCATTAAAAGAGGAGATAAGAAAAAATTATCCCGAACTTTGGATGAGGATCCAAAAAAGAAAAGAATATATCAATGATTTCCTTGGAATTAAATTGAGTAAGGATGTTTTACCATTATGCAGTACGGTTGCTTATTTACGACCATATCTATTAAATAAAAAGCTTGCATTTTGTTACAATCATAATGGCTGA
- a CDS encoding MurR/RpiR family transcriptional regulator: protein MKINNLGLLNSLSSIINSGKSANIEYILAEYILKNLYRISSISILEITDECFTSRSAIRRFCEQLGYANFSELKSSVNKLVFPSNLRFRDIKEYSSYQTHIKNLIDDMILDIDEQLNFENINYLCQLIHKDVKVVLLCANNTSGTIIKFQQELLFASKVIHVISTSFTNNKVLNDLNDEDIIITVSASGKFAELSLDFVKSLRGHKFLITGNQDKSIKLAYENIFYISKNSISNDYLSIYGKYGITYILDLISMQYLFLYA, encoded by the coding sequence ATGAAAATTAACAATCTAGGGCTCTTAAATTCGTTATCTTCAATTATAAACTCTGGGAAATCTGCTAATATCGAATATATATTAGCAGAATATATTTTAAAAAATCTATATAGAATATCAAGTATTAGTATTTTAGAGATAACAGACGAATGCTTCACTTCACGATCCGCAATCAGAAGATTCTGTGAACAACTAGGATATGCTAATTTTAGCGAATTAAAAAGTTCTGTGAATAAATTAGTATTTCCAAGCAATTTAAGATTTAGAGATATTAAAGAGTACTCTAGCTATCAAACACATATAAAAAATCTTATTGATGACATGATATTAGATATTGATGAGCAATTAAACTTTGAGAACATCAATTATTTATGTCAGTTAATTCATAAGGACGTAAAGGTTGTACTTTTATGTGCAAATAATACTAGTGGAACGATAATAAAATTTCAACAAGAATTACTGTTTGCATCTAAGGTTATTCATGTTATTTCCACCTCGTTTACTAATAATAAGGTTTTAAATGATTTAAATGATGAAGATATTATTATAACTGTGTCAGCATCCGGTAAATTTGCAGAATTATCACTTGATTTTGTTAAAAGTTTACGAGGACATAAATTCTTAATAACAGGGAATCAGGACAAGAGTATAAAACTGGCTTATGAAAATATTTTTTATATAAGCAAAAATAGCATTTCAAATGACTATCTTAGTATTTATGGAAAATATGGTATTACCTATATTTTAGATTTAATTTCTATGCAATATTTATTTTTATATGCTTAA
- a CDS encoding BtrH N-terminal domain-containing protein: MLMYIGNGHYCYSNSTAMFLSSIGENVSPQLVEVLTGVGLGAMIENEKNLFFSMRDPDDGINYALNILGFTAEEHQQASDLDDPFTLLKKQIKQNPVILGPLDMGELTYHPNHKNLHGSDHYVLGYQMDDENIYVQDPAGFPFVPLSLDQFKKAWMAEGIPYRKGINKYWSTAKKVVTLNNNEIYERAIDYFKRTYREFEKADIGLIGREAICFYADQLLNAPITADTIGHTTFFLFQLSARRANDYAVYFKDRHSRLSELKIEQAKVLGMCHSMSVNKDWKGISEKLMRLADLEEEFRLELLKVGN; this comes from the coding sequence ATGTTAATGTATATAGGAAATGGCCATTACTGTTATTCAAATTCAACTGCAATGTTTCTTTCATCAATAGGAGAAAATGTATCTCCTCAACTTGTAGAAGTATTAACTGGTGTTGGATTAGGTGCCATGATAGAAAATGAAAAAAACCTTTTTTTTAGTATGAGAGATCCCGATGATGGTATCAATTATGCTCTAAACATCCTTGGATTTACTGCAGAAGAGCATCAGCAAGCTAGTGACTTAGATGACCCATTTACGTTGTTAAAAAAGCAAATCAAACAAAACCCTGTCATTCTAGGCCCTTTAGATATGGGGGAGCTAACATACCATCCGAATCATAAAAATTTACATGGTTCAGACCATTATGTGCTAGGTTATCAAATGGATGATGAAAATATTTATGTACAAGATCCAGCTGGCTTTCCATTTGTTCCATTATCACTGGACCAATTTAAGAAGGCTTGGATGGCGGAAGGGATTCCATATAGGAAAGGAATTAATAAATATTGGTCTACAGCAAAAAAGGTCGTCACATTAAACAATAACGAAATATATGAGAGAGCAATTGATTACTTTAAGAGAACTTATCGGGAATTCGAAAAAGCGGATATAGGGTTAATTGGAAGGGAAGCAATTTGTTTTTATGCGGATCAGTTATTAAATGCTCCTATTACAGCTGATACTATAGGGCATACAACATTCTTCCTTTTCCAATTAAGTGCAAGAAGAGCCAACGATTATGCAGTGTATTTTAAAGATAGGCATTCACGTCTATCAGAGTTGAAGATTGAACAGGCTAAGGTTCTTGGGATGTGTCATTCTATGTCTGTAAATAAAGATTGGAAAGGTATATCGGAGAAGTTAATGAGGCTAGCCGATTTAGAGGAGGAATTTAGATTAGAACTTTTAAAAGTCGGCAACTAA
- a CDS encoding PH domain-containing protein — MYFSIPEPTKKVSKEAVKVWRISETISNSTILVVLGVCYFLYFYFSWKAWIGPIIVGLGVLTILAALWGIFIAPPLKQRYWRYDVSEEFIQLKWGVMVENHQLIPMTKVQSVELTQGPLQRKYQLYSITVGTMGTSHEIPAIPKEEAYRLRDQIAHFAKIKEVE; from the coding sequence ATGTATTTTTCTATCCCTGAACCAACAAAAAAGGTATCTAAAGAGGCTGTGAAAGTATGGCGGATATCGGAGACGATATCTAATAGTACGATTCTTGTGGTATTGGGTGTTTGCTACTTCCTCTATTTTTATTTTTCATGGAAGGCGTGGATAGGTCCAATCATTGTAGGTCTTGGCGTATTAACAATCTTGGCGGCATTATGGGGAATTTTTATTGCACCGCCATTAAAACAGCGCTATTGGCGTTATGACGTCAGTGAAGAGTTTATTCAACTGAAATGGGGAGTAATGGTTGAGAATCATCAATTAATCCCGATGACAAAAGTACAGTCGGTTGAATTAACACAAGGACCACTGCAAAGGAAATATCAATTATATTCTATAACGGTCGGGACGATGGGGACCTCGCATGAGATTCCTGCCATTCCAAAGGAAGAGGCTTATCGTTTACGTGATCAAATTGCTCATTTTGCAAAGATTAAGGAAGTGGAGTAA
- a CDS encoding PH domain-containing protein, producing the protein MEGIRKRQHPIKIVFDIAGFVKSNFFLFIILFVSHFGSEKMYMKIFQVLFLLYAIVQLLSIVLDWFTHTYSVEEEALHIRSGVFTKSHRVIPFYKIQNIHRHTSVFHKGLHLTSLTLETGETGDSSSIPLTVIRKKEADWLESYIHQPENVSAGDGEEAKTVAGSERTVHFQVTRRDLVRASFSSLSFLALIPLLISFFSNIDSIFQMEVETSKVLTYLLDHIWMIVGVCIALLIIGVLFGLGVTFWKYGRFQITSDKDKIYIKKGLVSETSFSIQKEKVQAVKVIQLPMQRLLKIAEVKLVSAGDIGDEDLEVNSLFPYMPVDQAYEIIEKILPAYRLKKQMKKLPKKALYARLLRPSYFGIIVAIGLVYWKPEIWYMAILLFILIYLLRVWDYFNSRYIQHEEFIQVKKGSLQSTLILTKRAKVIEVNVKRSRLQRNLGLATIEFINRSQPIEQTDLTDVPASDASEFYHWYNKRMSDIHVEDYVESNEGENGKKALK; encoded by the coding sequence ATGGAAGGTATCAGGAAGCGGCAGCATCCGATTAAAATAGTCTTTGATATAGCTGGATTTGTAAAAAGTAATTTTTTCTTATTTATTATTTTATTTGTGTCACATTTTGGATCCGAAAAAATGTATATGAAGATATTTCAAGTTCTCTTTCTTCTTTATGCTATTGTGCAGCTTCTTAGCATCGTACTGGATTGGTTTACACATACTTATTCAGTAGAAGAGGAAGCGCTACATATAAGGTCTGGGGTTTTTACAAAGTCGCATCGAGTAATCCCCTTTTATAAAATTCAAAATATTCACCGACACACCTCTGTTTTTCATAAAGGACTTCACCTAACTTCCTTAACATTGGAAACAGGAGAGACCGGAGATTCGAGTTCTATACCGTTAACAGTTATTCGCAAGAAAGAGGCAGATTGGTTAGAGTCTTATATCCATCAACCGGAAAATGTCTCAGCAGGCGACGGAGAAGAAGCTAAAACAGTTGCTGGAAGCGAAAGAACGGTTCATTTTCAGGTAACAAGAAGAGACTTAGTGAGGGCTTCTTTTTCTTCTTTGAGCTTTTTAGCGTTAATTCCATTATTAATATCTTTTTTCTCCAATATAGATTCAATCTTTCAAATGGAAGTGGAGACAAGTAAGGTTCTTACTTATCTATTGGATCATATCTGGATGATAGTCGGCGTATGCATTGCTCTTCTGATTATAGGGGTGCTATTTGGTCTTGGTGTGACTTTCTGGAAATATGGCCGTTTTCAAATAACCTCTGATAAGGATAAGATTTATATAAAAAAAGGATTAGTCTCAGAAACGTCCTTTTCCATTCAAAAGGAGAAAGTGCAGGCAGTGAAAGTGATCCAACTTCCAATGCAAAGACTTTTGAAAATAGCTGAGGTGAAATTAGTGAGTGCCGGGGATATCGGGGATGAAGATTTGGAGGTAAACTCCTTGTTCCCATATATGCCAGTGGACCAAGCATATGAAATTATAGAAAAGATTCTGCCGGCGTATCGGTTGAAAAAGCAAATGAAGAAGCTGCCTAAGAAAGCTCTATATGCCAGACTGCTTAGACCTAGTTATTTTGGGATAATCGTAGCAATTGGTCTTGTCTATTGGAAGCCAGAGATATGGTATATGGCGATATTATTGTTTATTTTGATTTATTTGTTGAGAGTATGGGATTACTTTAATAGCAGGTACATCCAACATGAAGAATTTATTCAAGTGAAGAAGGGGAGCCTGCAATCAACATTAATTTTGACAAAAAGAGCAAAGGTTATAGAAGTTAATGTGAAGAGATCCCGGTTACAGAGGAATTTGGGTCTTGCCACTATTGAATTCATTAATCGATCACAGCCGATTGAGCAAACGGATTTAACCGATGTTCCAGCGTCAGATGCTAGTGAATTTTATCATTGGTATAATAAGCGAATGAGTGACATACATGTAGAAGATTATGTAGAGAGCAACGAAGGTGAAAATGGTAAGAAAGCACTGAAATAG
- a CDS encoding DUF2521 family protein, translating into MAVITSFDIRKREKQIKYERAVLREISLKELKEKVAHYFGSSNLTSSILMNNGIEEACYDVAIEAFLLGANYSKFSEYGEEVQAIKNRCKEEDVHLKETLYHFLLYWGSEESNKNESLYYLCEQFVDEWWLEGYTKANKRRKLRLH; encoded by the coding sequence TTGGCAGTCATTACAAGCTTTGATATAAGAAAACGCGAGAAACAAATAAAATATGAAAGAGCGGTTCTTAGGGAAATATCCCTTAAAGAATTAAAAGAAAAGGTAGCTCACTATTTTGGCTCCTCTAACCTAACTTCTAGTATCTTAATGAACAATGGAATCGAAGAGGCTTGTTATGATGTAGCAATAGAGGCCTTTCTTTTAGGAGCGAATTACAGTAAATTTAGTGAATATGGCGAAGAAGTTCAAGCTATAAAAAATAGATGCAAGGAAGAAGATGTTCATTTAAAAGAAACACTTTACCATTTTCTTCTTTATTGGGGCAGTGAGGAAAGCAATAAAAATGAATCCCTATACTATTTATGCGAACAATTTGTTGATGAATGGTGGCTGGAAGGTTATACGAAAGCGAATAAGAGAAGAAAGCTTCGCTTACATTGA
- the cwlD gene encoding N-acetylmuramoyl-L-alanine amidase CwlD has translation MNKKWKISIYILGLALLFFILQFDFSNDDSWDAWNLPLTGKVIIIDPGHGGPDGGAGDKEVLEKDIALSVSLKLRDYLQEQGALVIMTREIDKDLASESTKGYRNRKVEDLKERISIINKSDADLFLSIHLNAIPSSKWSGAQTFYSSKQEGNDRAAKFIQDELIDNLENTTRKAKTLESVYILKYAERPGVLVEVGFLSNPQEKANLMKEDYQEKIAASIYKGVNRFFTNEEELEIQE, from the coding sequence GTGAATAAAAAGTGGAAAATAAGCATATATATCCTAGGACTAGCACTCCTTTTCTTTATTTTGCAATTTGATTTCTCAAATGATGATTCATGGGATGCCTGGAATTTGCCATTAACCGGAAAAGTAATCATTATTGATCCTGGACACGGCGGGCCTGATGGTGGTGCAGGGGATAAGGAGGTATTGGAAAAGGATATCGCCTTAAGCGTTTCCTTAAAGCTTCGAGATTATCTGCAAGAGCAAGGAGCGTTAGTCATCATGACAAGAGAAATAGATAAGGATTTGGCTAGTGAAAGTACGAAAGGCTATCGCAATCGAAAAGTTGAGGATTTAAAAGAAAGAATAAGCATTATCAATAAATCGGATGCGGATTTATTCTTGAGTATTCATTTAAATGCTATCCCTTCATCGAAATGGAGTGGAGCACAAACCTTCTATTCTTCTAAGCAAGAAGGAAATGATAGAGCTGCTAAGTTTATTCAAGACGAATTAATTGATAACTTAGAGAATACTACCCGGAAGGCAAAAACGCTGGAGAGTGTATACATACTTAAATATGCCGAGAGACCAGGAGTGCTAGTGGAGGTAGGTTTCTTATCGAATCCACAAGAAAAGGCAAATCTTATGAAGGAAGATTATCAGGAGAAAATTGCAGCATCTATTTATAAAGGGGTTAATCGCTTTTTTACAAATGAAGAGGAACTTGAAATTCAAGAATAG
- a CDS encoding Mrp/NBP35 family ATP-binding protein: MITKEEIEKIVENMIDPFLHKSLLELSAVKDVKWNEEKGHASLKVAVAKLGSAYQIELQNQIVSALKERGVESVGLRFTELSSALVEEIIKETESEDKKPIYIAIASGKGGVGKSTVSVNLAVSLARMGKKVGLLDADIYGFSVPDMMGITNRPEVIKERIIPVERFGVKVISMGFFVEDNTPIIWRGPMLGKMLTSFMDEVEWGELDYLLLDLPPGTGDVALDVHSMLPTSKEIIVTTPHPTAAFVAARAGAMALRTEHEILGVIENMSYFESRLTGEKEYVFGKGGGTKLAKDLEVPLLGELPLGQPDWNEEDFAPSVYKETHPIGERYKEIAEQIVEVLEMAADRVEN, encoded by the coding sequence ATGATAACAAAAGAAGAAATCGAGAAGATAGTGGAGAATATGATCGATCCTTTTTTACATAAATCATTGCTTGAACTGAGCGCAGTGAAAGATGTCAAATGGAATGAAGAAAAAGGGCATGCCAGTTTAAAGGTGGCTGTAGCAAAGTTAGGCTCAGCCTATCAAATCGAGTTGCAAAATCAAATTGTCAGCGCGCTTAAAGAAAGAGGGGTAGAGAGTGTTGGGTTACGCTTTACCGAATTATCTAGTGCGCTTGTAGAGGAAATAATAAAGGAAACAGAATCTGAAGATAAGAAGCCAATTTATATTGCCATTGCTAGTGGGAAAGGTGGAGTAGGAAAATCAACGGTTTCCGTGAACTTAGCTGTCTCTTTAGCAAGGATGGGAAAAAAAGTTGGGTTATTAGATGCTGATATATATGGTTTTAGTGTCCCAGATATGATGGGAATCACGAATAGACCAGAAGTAATAAAGGAGCGTATTATTCCGGTTGAGCGTTTTGGGGTTAAAGTTATTTCGATGGGATTCTTTGTTGAAGATAATACCCCTATTATCTGGAGAGGTCCAATGCTTGGTAAAATGCTGACAAGCTTTATGGATGAAGTAGAATGGGGAGAACTTGATTATCTCCTATTAGATTTACCACCAGGAACAGGTGATGTGGCTTTAGATGTCCACTCTATGCTGCCAACAAGTAAAGAAATTATTGTAACAACACCTCATCCAACTGCTGCGTTTGTTGCAGCGCGTGCTGGGGCGATGGCATTAAGAACAGAACATGAGATATTAGGTGTCATAGAAAATATGTCTTATTTTGAAAGTCGTTTAACAGGGGAAAAGGAATATGTGTTTGGCAAGGGTGGAGGAACGAAATTAGCAAAGGATTTAGAGGTACCCTTACTCGGAGAACTGCCATTGGGGCAGCCAGATTGGAATGAAGAAGATTTTGCTCCATCCGTCTATAAAGAAACACATCCTATTGGTGAAAGATATAAGGAGATTGCTGAACAAATAGTAGAAGTCTTAGAGATGGCAGCGGATAGAGTAGAAAACTAA
- the pdaB gene encoding polysaccharide deacetylase family sporulation protein PdaB yields MNFFYVLNSKSLKQMALIVVVSFFTAWFLYVENIVQIPVFSSKDGPKAVYKGEKGVALTFNIGWGDKRAEPILDILKEKKVNATFFLAGSWAERHPELVSRMVKEGHEIGILGYDYVDYSEVKEEKIRQDISKAKTAFQKLKVENILLARAPTGHFSQSTLTIADQYDYTLVHWSIDSKDWTNPGSQQIIKKATSAKKGDIVLLHASDSAKQTAKALPEIIGKLQKKNLKLVTVSEMISNADSKSKEVH; encoded by the coding sequence ATGAATTTTTTCTATGTTCTTAACAGTAAATCCTTAAAACAAATGGCATTGATAGTTGTAGTATCCTTCTTCACAGCCTGGTTTTTGTATGTGGAAAACATTGTTCAAATCCCTGTATTTTCTTCTAAGGATGGACCAAAGGCTGTTTATAAAGGGGAGAAAGGAGTTGCGCTCACCTTTAATATTGGATGGGGCGACAAAAGAGCAGAACCAATTCTTGATATTTTGAAAGAAAAGAAAGTGAACGCAACATTTTTTCTTGCTGGTTCTTGGGCAGAAAGGCATCCTGAATTAGTCAGTAGAATGGTAAAGGAAGGTCACGAAATTGGAATACTAGGTTATGACTATGTTGACTATTCTGAAGTAAAAGAAGAAAAAATTCGCCAAGATATATCTAAAGCAAAAACGGCATTTCAAAAATTAAAAGTAGAAAATATTTTATTAGCTAGAGCCCCAACCGGTCATTTCAGTCAATCTACTTTGACTATTGCAGACCAATATGATTACACATTAGTACACTGGAGTATCGACTCTAAGGATTGGACCAATCCCGGATCACAACAAATCATCAAAAAAGCTACTTCAGCTAAAAAGGGGGACATCGTTTTATTACATGCTTCTGATTCTGCTAAACAAACTGCAAAAGCCCTACCAGAAATTATAGGGAAATTACAAAAAAAGAACTTAAAGTTAGTTACTGTTTCAGAAATGATTTCCAACGCTGATTCCAAATCGAAGGAAGTACATTAA
- the rocF gene encoding arginase: MRKLTIIGMPMDLGQMRRGVDMGPSAIRYAGVFERLSKLFSSIEDWGDISVGRPETIIDVQSNLRNLHLIAEKNLMLAEMVDKIIQSKSFPLILGGDHSIAIGTLAGVSKHYTNLGVIWYDAHGDLNTAETSPSGNIHGMPLAVSLGYGHELLTNILGASPKIKPEHVVIIGARSLDEGERRLIKELGIKVFTMHEIDRLGMTKVMESTIDYLKEKTDGVHLSLDLDGLDPNDAPGVGTPVPGGISYRESHLAMEMLAESGLITSAEFVEVNPILDERNKTALLAVALMGSLFGEKLL, from the coding sequence ATGAGAAAGCTGACTATTATTGGAATGCCGATGGATCTTGGACAAATGCGCAGAGGGGTAGATATGGGGCCAAGTGCAATCCGCTATGCAGGTGTTTTTGAAAGATTATCAAAGCTATTTTCTTCTATTGAAGATTGGGGAGATATATCAGTAGGAAGACCAGAAACCATAATAGATGTTCAAAGCAATCTTAGAAATCTTCACTTAATAGCAGAAAAAAATCTAATGCTTGCAGAAATGGTTGATAAGATCATTCAATCAAAGTCATTTCCTCTTATATTAGGCGGAGACCATAGTATAGCAATTGGGACACTTGCTGGAGTATCTAAGCATTACACAAATTTAGGGGTCATTTGGTATGATGCACATGGAGATTTAAATACGGCAGAAACCTCTCCATCAGGGAATATTCATGGCATGCCACTGGCTGTAAGTTTAGGATATGGGCATGAGCTATTGACCAATATATTAGGAGCCTCTCCTAAAATAAAACCAGAGCATGTAGTTATAATAGGGGCTAGATCTTTGGATGAAGGTGAGCGCAGGCTTATAAAAGAATTAGGAATCAAGGTTTTTACTATGCATGAAATTGATCGACTAGGAATGACGAAGGTGATGGAGAGTACGATTGATTACTTAAAGGAAAAAACAGATGGGGTACACTTGTCTCTGGACTTAGATGGATTAGATCCAAATGATGCACCAGGAGTTGGAACACCAGTTCCTGGGGGAATAAGTTATAGGGAGAGTCATTTAGCTATGGAAATGTTAGCGGAATCAGGACTTATTACTTCCGCTGAATTTGTAGAAGTTAACCCGATATTAGATGAAAGAAACAAGACTGCCTTATTAGCTGTAGCATTAATGGGTTCCCTATTTGGAGAAAAATTACTATAA
- a CDS encoding aspartyl-phosphate phosphatase Spo0E family protein, with protein MSDRKLLKDIEEHREMMIYLANNTSFSHPKVVDISTKLDLLLNKYEKICSQLSVK; from the coding sequence ATGAGTGATAGAAAATTATTAAAAGACATTGAAGAACATCGTGAAATGATGATCTATTTGGCAAACAACACTTCTTTTTCGCACCCAAAAGTTGTTGACATAAGTACAAAATTAGATTTGTTATTAAATAAATATGAAAAAATATGTAGTCAGCTATCTGTAAAATAA